GACTGCGTTGCGTAGCAGGTTGACGACGGCCTGTTCCATGCGCACGCCGTCCAGGTAAAGCGTCACCGGCTGGTCCTCCTCAGGTTGTGGGTCACTGACGTGCAGGCGCACACAGTGCTGTTTTGCTTCCTCGGAAATTGCCGCCAGGGCGGAGTGCACCAGGTTGGAGATGGTGATCGGCGCTTTGCGCAAGGCATTGCTCCGGCTGAAGTCCAGGAGCTGGCGAATGATGTGTTCCATCCTGTCCACTTCCAGACGGATATCCTGAAGGGTCTGGGTGATGTCCGTCTCCAATCCGGACTTGCGCAGGGCGCGTTGGGCCTTGCCGCTGACCACGCTCAGGGGCGTGCCCAGTTCATGGGCCACACCCGCGGCCAGTTGGCCTATGGCCGCCATTTTTTCTGCTTGCCGCAATTGGGACTGCAGCTGCTCCTGCTTGACCCGGCGTTGGCGCAGTTCAGCCTGGGTGGCCTCGATGGTGTCCATCATCCGGTTGAATTGGTCACCGATGGTCACGATTTCCCTGGGGCCCAGCGGCTGGTGCCGATGATCCCGATCCCCTTTGGTCACTTTTGACATGCTGCTCCTCAGGCTGGAAAGATGCCTGCCCAAGGCCCGGTGATGGCCAAAAAGAACCAGCCCGGTCATGCACAGCAGGCCAAGGCCCAGTCCCATGGCGACCTGGGTGCGGATGGCCCGGACGTCCTCTCGGAAGTCGCTTTTGCGCCGGGTCAGTTGGAGCAGGCCGTTGACCCGCCCGCCGGAGTCGGTCAGGGGCACGAAGTAGGAAAAGACTTCTCGCCCGGCCACATGCCCGTACTCGCCGCGTTCTCTACCGTCCTCGGCCAGCTCGGTCAGCCGGTCCTGCTCCGGAGACGGCTCGCTGCGTCCCGCGGAGGCAATTCGGCGTCCCTGGCTGTCGTAGACGTACGCGCTGTATACCCTGCCAATGGAAAAGGCGGATTCCACGGCGCGCAGGACACTTCCTTGTCGATCCATTTCCAGAGCGTGGCTCAAGGGCAATTGAATCGCTCTGGCCACCAGCTCCAAATCTTTTTGCATCCGATATTCGACATTGCCTTCCACGTGCAGCAGCAACAGGTAGCCGGTCAGGGCCATGGCAGCGGCCAAGGGCAGGATGACGCAGGTGACCAGCGCCATGCGCAGGCTGACGATGTCGAAAAAACCGGTTCGGGTGTGGTTCATTTTGGCTGCTCCGTCACAGGTCTGTTGTTGCACATGTAACTTTTTTATACATGTCCGGAGGTGTTATCAAGGGGCCTTCACAAAGGATGGTAAAATGCGGATGCTTGTGTGGATATTGTTTTATTTTTGAATTATTATAAGGAGTTGTCGGGCTTGGTTCGTCCATGCGTCGACAGTTGGCCGGAGGCGAGGGAAGCTTACATAACAATCGGATAATTCATGATTTTTCTGGAATGGGTGCGATATTTATTCTGTGAGGTTCATGATTATGGCATGGTCTGTGCTGTATACATTCCAACGTCGCTGGATGACCCGGTGATGAAAAAACGAGTTGGAGGTTTTTTAAAAATGAAAAAGCTGCAAAAGATGTTGATCGGATCATTTAGCGGATGCTTGCTTGTCCTGTTTCTTGCTGGGGCGGTACAGGCCCAGATGGGCGGCCAACAGCAGCCTGACGGTCAACAACAGCCAATGATGCAACAACCCGGGCCAGGGCTGGATGTCAGTGATGCTGAGCTGGAGAAGGTTGCCGAGGCCTATATGGAGATTCACGAAATTCGGGTTGATCTGCAAGAATCGCTCGCTGGTGTAACTGATCCGCAGTCCGCGCAGCAGATGCAGGAAGAAGCCGGCGCGGCCATGGTTCAGGCTGTTCAGGAAAGCGGACTGGACGTGGAAGTATACAATCAGGTCATGCAGGAAGTGCAGACCAACGAGGCTTTGCGCGAGCAGTTGACTTCCAAGCTGGAAGCTCTTCACTAGGTCAAAGCTGTTCAGTGTCACCGGGGCCCAGTGGGCCCCGGTGACACGTTGAAAACCTTCACCATGATGGAGGGTTGATCATGCGATTGCGATCACTGCTTTTGATTTTGGGCGTGTCCGCAGGCCTTGTTTTTGCGACAGCATGCGGCAGCCCGGATCAGCAGAATGAGATTGAAATGCCGACACGGCCGGGTGAGGCTGTTCCAGGATATGAGCAGCCTGGGACCATGCCGGATACAGATCCAGGGACAGGCTCAGGGACAGGCCCAGGGACAGACCCAGGGACAGGCCCTGGGACAGATCCGGGCATGGGACAACAGCCCCCTGCAGAGCACGACCCCGCGCAACCAATGGAGCCTGAGGCGCCGACCGGAATGCAATAATAACATTCCGGCAAATCGTCGAGATACCTTGACGGCCCCGCCAACTTCAGTTTTGGCGGGGCCGTCATGCGTTTCAGGGTAGAGGCGGCAACGTTGAGAACAGGTTGAAATCTGATTGAGAACACATCGAGAGCGCCCGAGAGGCTTTGGCGAGATCCCTCTTGTCATTTCCCGGTAATTGATTCATCTCTGCTGTTTTCCAACCAGCAACCCCACCACATTGCGTATGCGTCACTTGCTTCTTCTGGATATCGGCAACTCCAACATCAAGATAGGCGTCCTTCGCGAAGAGGAGATCCTCGGAACCTACAGCCTGCCCACAAGGTTGGACTCCACGGCTGATGCCTGGGGGCTGCGGGTTGTTCAGATTCTTGGCCTGCACGGGCTGTACCCAGGGGATGTCTCGGGCTGGGTGGCCTGTTCCGTAGTGCCTCCGATGAGCGAACTGGTGCGGGCGGCCGGGGAGCGGTTCTGTAGCTGTCCGGTGCTGTTCGTGCCCGAAGACATGCCCGTGCCGTTGGAAAACCTTTACGCCCGGCCTCATGAGGTGGGGGCGGATCGGCTGGTGGCCGCCTCCGCGGCCCGGACGCTTTTTTCCTCCCGGTCCCTGATTGTGGTGGATTTCGGCACGGCGACGACCTTTGACTGCATCCAGGATACCGCCTATCTAGGCGGGTTGATTTGCCCGGGGCTTTACTCCTCGGCCGCGGCCCTGGCTTCGAAGACCGCCAAACTGCCGACCATCGGTCTGGATGGTCTGCAGGGCGGCCCGCGCATCGGGCAGAGTACGGCCGAGAGTCTGCGCAACGGGATGGTCTTTGGGTTCGCCTCAATGGTGGAGGGCCTGTGCGCCCGCCTGAAAGATTGTCTGCAACCGCCGGTGGAGGTGGTGGTCACCGGCGGACCGGCAAAGACACTGGTGGATGTTTGTACCGGAATCGACCACTACCAGCCGGATTTGTTAATGCGAGGCCTGGTGAAGACCTCTTTGGAGAATGCACACTTGTTACGCAAAGGAGTACTTGTATGAGCAGCACCATCGTCGGTGTATGGGCCAGAGAAATTCTGGATTCGCGAGGTAATCCCACGGTTGAAGTGGAGGTCTCCCTGGAGTCCGGGGCTACCGGGCGTTCGGCCGTGCCTTCCGGAGCATCCACGGGGACCCGGGAAGCCCTGGAAATGCGCGACAGTGATCCCCGCCGCTATGCGGGCAAGGGCGTGATGACCGCGGTGGAGAACGTCCGGGAGGAGATCGCGGATACGGTCATCGGTCTGGATGCCCTGAGCCAGCTCAAGGTGGACCAGGTTCTCCTGGATCTGGACGGCACGGACAACAAGTCCCGGTTGGGCGCCAACGCCATGCTGGGCGTGTCCATGGCCACGGCCCGGGCAGCGGCCAATTATCTGGGGCTGCCGTTGTTCCAGTACCTGGGCGGCGTGAACGGCAAGATTTTGCCGGTACCGATGATGAACATCATGAACGGCGGGGCGCATGCACCCAACAACCTGGATATCCAGGAGTTCATGGTTCTGCCCTTGGGCGCACCGTCTTTTTCCGAGGCCTTGCGCATGGGCGCAGAGACCTTCCATGCCTTGAAGGCCATTCTGACCAAGGATAAGCACATCACTTCCGTTGGCGACGAAGGTGGGTTCGCCCCGAACCTGAAGAGCCACAAGGAGGCATTTCAGTATATCATGCGGGCCATCGAAGAGGCCGGTTACCAGCCCGGTGTGGAGATCGCCCTGGCCATCGACTCCGCGGCTTCGGAGTTTTACAAGGACAACAAGTACGTGCTCAGCGGTGAAAATCTGCAACTTTCCCCGGAAGAGCTGATCGACTACTACAGCCAGTTTACCCAGGAATTTCCGCTGATCTCCATCGAAGACAGCCATGCCGAGGGCGACTGGGACGGCTGGCGAAAAATGACCCTGGCGTTCGAGGACCGCATCCAGATCGTGGGTGACGACATCTTCGTGACCAATCCGGACATCCTGGCCGAGGGCATCCAGGAAGGCATCGCCAACGCCATCCTGATCAAGCTGAACCAGATCGGCACGGTCACCGAGACGCTGGATACCATTGAGCTGGCCAAATCCGCCTCCTACGGCACGGTCATATCCCACCGTTCCGGGGAAACCGAGGACGCCTTCATCGCCGACCTGGCCGTGGGCATGAATTCCGGTCAGATCAAGACCGGCTCCCTGTGTCGTTCCGACCGGCTGGCCAAGTACAACCAGCTGTTGCGCATCGAAGAGGTGCTGGAAGAGCAGGGGGCATACTTCGGTCCGAGCATGATTGCCCAGTGGCTGGACGTAGAAACGGATGAGGACGACGCGTGAGCGCGGTGCTGCTGGACGGCAAGCGGACGGCGGCGACCATTCGCGAGGAATTGCGGCGGGAAGTGGCCGATTTGGCCGCTTCCCGCGACATGCCCCCTGGACTGGCCGTGATTCTGGTGGGCGATGATCCGGCCTCCCAGGTTTATGTCCGGAACAAGGAGCGGGCCTGCGCCGAGGTGGGCATTGTTTCCCGAAGCCTGCGTTTGCCCGGGGACGTGGCCCAGGATCATCTGGAAGGTCTGATCCGCGAGCTGAACGCGGACCGGGACGTTCATGGCATTTTGCTGCAACTGCCGTTGCCGCAAGGGCTCAAGGCCCAGCGTTGCCTGGAGCTGATCGATCCGAAAAAGGATGTGGATGGCTTTCATCCCGAGAACATGGGCCGGTTGACCCTGGGTCTGCCGGGTTTGCGACCGTGCACGCCCGCCGGTGTGCTGGAATTGCTGGCCCGGTACGACCTGAGCGTGGCCGGGAAAAAGGCCGTGGTCGTGGGCCGCAGCAACATCGTGGGCAAGCCCCTGGCCCTCTTGCTGGCGCAGCCCAATGCCCAGGGCAATGCCACGGTGACCCTGTGTCACTCCCGGACGCCGGATCTGGCCGGTGAAATGCGCAGGGCGGACTTTTTATTTCTGGCCGTGGGCCGACCACGGTTCGCCACCGCGGACATGGTCGCACCCGAGGCCGTGGTGGTGGATGTGGGCATCAACCGGACGGACCAGGGCCTGGTGGGCGACGCGGATTTCCAGGCCTTGCGCGATCACGTCGCCGCGATTACCCCGGTTCCCGGAGGGATCGGCCCGATGACCATTGCCCAACTGCTGCGCAACACGTTCCAGGCCTACGCTGCCGGCTGATTATCTGAATAGAGTTTGCAGGATTTGATGGATCCTATCTGCTCTGCAAAAGTGGGCAGGAGATGTCCAATGGAAGGGTAGGCATCTTGCCTGTCCATGCAGGCAAGATGCCTGTACCGCCGCAATCCAAAAATGGTATTACAGTAACAATCACATCCCGTAGTGGTTGACATTTCGAGGGCGTGAAACTACACGCCCAGGTGTCTTTACGGAGGCCGCTTGTTTGGCTTCCATTTTTTCACCCCCAACCAGGAGCTATCTCACAATGGACGAAGGCCCTCCGAGGTGCACTTCCCCTTGTTGTGGATCGATTTCGATCCCCAAACCTTTCATTCGGACACGCTCCGCGTGGACGGTGACTCCTGAGCTTTTTCCGCCTCTTTCCGCAT
This Desulfonatronum thioautotrophicum DNA region includes the following protein-coding sequences:
- a CDS encoding sensor histidine kinase, which produces MNHTRTGFFDIVSLRMALVTCVILPLAAAMALTGYLLLLHVEGNVEYRMQKDLELVARAIQLPLSHALEMDRQGSVLRAVESAFSIGRVYSAYVYDSQGRRIASAGRSEPSPEQDRLTELAEDGRERGEYGHVAGREVFSYFVPLTDSGGRVNGLLQLTRRKSDFREDVRAIRTQVAMGLGLGLLCMTGLVLFGHHRALGRHLSSLRSSMSKVTKGDRDHRHQPLGPREIVTIGDQFNRMMDTIEATQAELRQRRVKQEQLQSQLRQAEKMAAIGQLAAGVAHELGTPLSVVSGKAQRALRKSGLETDITQTLQDIRLEVDRMEHIIRQLLDFSRSNALRKAPITISNLVHSALAAISEEAKQHCVRLHVSDPQPEEDQPVTLYLDGVRMEQAVVNLLRNAVHAAAGGTVHVSWGTDGSQVWIQVDDDGPGISTDIAPKLFEPFFTTKSVGQGTGLGLAVVHGILREHDGTIDFGANPGGGAFFRIHLPLADAMRGLEPNKEKEEHV
- a CDS encoding DUF4168 domain-containing protein, with amino-acid sequence MIFLEWVRYLFCEVHDYGMVCAVYIPTSLDDPVMKKRVGGFLKMKKLQKMLIGSFSGCLLVLFLAGAVQAQMGGQQQPDGQQQPMMQQPGPGLDVSDAELEKVAEAYMEIHEIRVDLQESLAGVTDPQSAQQMQEEAGAAMVQAVQESGLDVEVYNQVMQEVQTNEALREQLTSKLEALH
- a CDS encoding type III pantothenate kinase encodes the protein MRHLLLLDIGNSNIKIGVLREEEILGTYSLPTRLDSTADAWGLRVVQILGLHGLYPGDVSGWVACSVVPPMSELVRAAGERFCSCPVLFVPEDMPVPLENLYARPHEVGADRLVAASAARTLFSSRSLIVVDFGTATTFDCIQDTAYLGGLICPGLYSSAAALASKTAKLPTIGLDGLQGGPRIGQSTAESLRNGMVFGFASMVEGLCARLKDCLQPPVEVVVTGGPAKTLVDVCTGIDHYQPDLLMRGLVKTSLENAHLLRKGVLV
- the eno gene encoding phosphopyruvate hydratase, translated to MSSTIVGVWAREILDSRGNPTVEVEVSLESGATGRSAVPSGASTGTREALEMRDSDPRRYAGKGVMTAVENVREEIADTVIGLDALSQLKVDQVLLDLDGTDNKSRLGANAMLGVSMATARAAANYLGLPLFQYLGGVNGKILPVPMMNIMNGGAHAPNNLDIQEFMVLPLGAPSFSEALRMGAETFHALKAILTKDKHITSVGDEGGFAPNLKSHKEAFQYIMRAIEEAGYQPGVEIALAIDSAASEFYKDNKYVLSGENLQLSPEELIDYYSQFTQEFPLISIEDSHAEGDWDGWRKMTLAFEDRIQIVGDDIFVTNPDILAEGIQEGIANAILIKLNQIGTVTETLDTIELAKSASYGTVISHRSGETEDAFIADLAVGMNSGQIKTGSLCRSDRLAKYNQLLRIEEVLEEQGAYFGPSMIAQWLDVETDEDDA
- the folD gene encoding bifunctional methylenetetrahydrofolate dehydrogenase/methenyltetrahydrofolate cyclohydrolase FolD; this encodes MLLDGKRTAATIREELRREVADLAASRDMPPGLAVILVGDDPASQVYVRNKERACAEVGIVSRSLRLPGDVAQDHLEGLIRELNADRDVHGILLQLPLPQGLKAQRCLELIDPKKDVDGFHPENMGRLTLGLPGLRPCTPAGVLELLARYDLSVAGKKAVVVGRSNIVGKPLALLLAQPNAQGNATVTLCHSRTPDLAGEMRRADFLFLAVGRPRFATADMVAPEAVVVDVGINRTDQGLVGDADFQALRDHVAAITPVPGGIGPMTIAQLLRNTFQAYAAG